In Syntrophales bacterium, a single window of DNA contains:
- a CDS encoding iron hydrogenase small subunit → MSKNDPNHEFIESPFILSRREFIAIGGIIVALLALPAVWVRSALINRNQHIQARTRGLYKDDVTSKIRLSHENPAVMKLYRDFAGKPLSPVSEELLHTKYVNRTKALA, encoded by the coding sequence ATGAGCAAGAACGATCCGAACCATGAATTCATCGAAAGCCCTTTCATCCTGTCCCGAAGGGAATTCATCGCCATCGGCGGCATCATCGTCGCCCTCCTGGCCCTGCCGGCCGTCTGGGTCCGGTCCGCCCTGATCAACCGCAACCAACACATCCAGGCCCGGACCAGGGGGCTCTACAAGGACGACGTCACGTCGAAGATCCGCCTGAGCCACGAGAACCCGGCCGTCATGAAGCTGTACAGGGATTTTGCGGGAAAGCCCCTGAGCCCCGTATCGGAGGAACTCCTGCACACGAAGTACGTCAACCGAACCAAGGCACTTGCCTGA
- a CDS encoding [FeFe] hydrogenase, group A, with the protein MNQETKTYRKGEIPGVIAINARECKGCDACKRFCPTGAITGLFGATHRVEVDLCISCGQCLVNCPFGAPYETVDPVDEVAAKLADKRTTVVGIIAPAVRVAIGEPFGMPVGSLVTGKMYSAMKKAGFVILDNNFAADLTIMEEGTEFIQRARHALFGEKAEHGGEIGPLPQFTSCCPAWVRFVETNYPAMIPNLSSAKSPQQMAGAVAKTYGAAQVFKVAPESVYTVGIMPCTAKKFEASRPEFQSAWHFMKEKGATAASKPYPDIDAVLTTRDLARLLKKMKINLAAENEVEGGTLFAEYTGAGTIFGNTGGVMEAALRTAWVVLTGTPLARIEFQAVRGLKGVKSAAVTLRDRKYGKEVTVKVAVVHDIRANIRPLLEDVMAGRSPYHFVEVMNCPGGCVNGGGQPVCDTGSSWIGRVLPSFAWS; encoded by the coding sequence TTGAACCAGGAGACAAAAACCTATCGGAAGGGGGAGATTCCCGGCGTCATCGCCATCAACGCCCGGGAATGCAAGGGATGCGATGCCTGCAAACGCTTCTGTCCCACGGGAGCCATCACCGGCCTGTTCGGCGCAACACACCGCGTCGAAGTGGATCTCTGCATCAGCTGCGGCCAGTGCCTGGTCAATTGCCCGTTCGGGGCACCGTATGAAACGGTGGACCCGGTGGACGAGGTAGCGGCGAAACTGGCGGACAAGCGCACGACCGTCGTCGGAATCATCGCCCCGGCGGTCCGCGTGGCCATCGGCGAACCCTTCGGCATGCCCGTCGGCAGCCTCGTGACGGGCAAAATGTACAGCGCCATGAAAAAAGCCGGGTTCGTGATCCTGGACAACAACTTCGCCGCGGACCTGACGATCATGGAGGAAGGGACGGAGTTCATCCAGAGGGCCCGCCACGCCCTCTTCGGGGAAAAGGCTGAGCACGGGGGCGAGATCGGCCCGCTGCCGCAGTTCACGTCCTGCTGCCCGGCCTGGGTGCGGTTCGTGGAAACGAACTACCCCGCCATGATCCCCAACCTGTCCTCGGCGAAGTCGCCCCAGCAGATGGCCGGCGCCGTGGCGAAGACCTACGGGGCCGCGCAGGTCTTCAAGGTGGCCCCGGAGTCCGTCTACACCGTCGGCATCATGCCCTGCACGGCCAAGAAGTTCGAAGCCTCGCGCCCGGAGTTCCAGTCGGCCTGGCATTTCATGAAGGAGAAGGGCGCCACGGCAGCGTCCAAACCCTATCCGGACATCGACGCCGTCCTGACGACCCGGGATCTGGCGCGGCTCCTGAAGAAAATGAAGATCAACCTGGCCGCGGAAAATGAAGTCGAAGGGGGCACGCTCTTCGCGGAATACACCGGCGCCGGGACCATCTTCGGCAACACGGGGGGAGTCATGGAGGCAGCCCTCAGGACGGCCTGGGTCGTCCTGACGGGAACCCCCCTCGCCAGGATCGAGTTCCAGGCCGTCCGCGGCCTGAAGGGAGTCAAGAGCGCCGCCGTTACCCTCCGGGACCGGAAATACGGCAAGGAAGTGACCGTGAAGGTCGCCGTCGTGCACGACATCCGGGCGAACATCCGGCCCCTCCTGGAGGATGTCATGGCCGGCCGGTCTCCCTATCATTTCGTCGAGGTCATGAATTGCCCCGGCGGATGTGTCAACGGGGGCGGGCAGCCCGTCTGCGATACCGGTTCGTCCTGGATCGGCCGCGTCCTGCCATCGTTTGCCTGGTCCTGA
- a CDS encoding secondary thiamine-phosphate synthase enzyme YjbQ, whose translation MKIHRDELGFATSADTDVIDITLETAGVLEKSEIREGQVLLFVPGSTAALTTIEYERGVVRDLAEAVERIAPRGIPYRHDARWGDGNGYSHVRAALLGPSLTVPVSAGQLILGTWQQIVLMDFDNRPRRRRVVVQVSGV comes from the coding sequence ATGAAGATCCATCGGGACGAATTGGGTTTCGCCACATCGGCTGACACCGACGTGATCGATATCACCCTGGAGACAGCCGGAGTCCTGGAGAAATCGGAGATCCGGGAAGGCCAGGTCCTCCTGTTCGTCCCGGGGTCCACCGCCGCCCTGACCACCATCGAGTATGAGCGGGGAGTCGTCCGGGACCTTGCGGAGGCCGTTGAACGGATCGCGCCGCGGGGCATCCCCTATCGCCACGACGCCCGCTGGGGCGACGGGAACGGCTATTCCCACGTCCGGGCCGCGCTGCTGGGGCCGTCCCTCACCGTTCCCGTTTCCGCTGGGCAGCTCATCCTGGGGACATGGCAGCAGATCGTCCTGATGGATTTCGACAACCGGCCGCGGCGGCGCAGGGTGGTCGTCCAGGTGTCCGGGGTGTGA